The genomic interval ACGTTCTGCTGATAGCTATGACTTTCAAGTAGATATTACAAGCGAAGCATCATTAAGGAAATTATACGAAGATGTTGGTCATTTTGATGCTGTTGTAAACACTGTTGGTGTTTGTGAATATGCAAATTTTACTGAAATGACCGAAGAACAATGGATGAGTACTATTTTAAGTAAAATGATGGGACAAATAAACATTGTACGTATTGGTCAAGAATATATTGCAGATAAGGGGTCATTTACTTTAATAACAGGAATTTTAAATACGAAGCCTATACCTTTTGCAATTGCTGATGCTACTACTAGTGGCGCTATTGATACATTTGTTAAATGTGTTGCTTTTGAAATGCCAAGAGGAATCCGAGTAAACTCAATAAACCCAACTGTTTTAGAAGAGGCTTGGGATGTTTATGGTGAAATGATGCC from Polaribacter sejongensis carries:
- a CDS encoding short chain dehydrogenase translates to MKTIILIGANGKMGQAALTGLGKHKIITAGRSADSYDFQVDITSEASLRKLYEDVGHFDAVVNTVGVCEYANFTEMTEEQWMSTILSKMMGQINIVRIGQEYIADKGSFTLITGILNTKPIPFAIADATTSGAIDTFVKCVAFEMPRGIRVNSINPTVLEEAWDVYGEMMPGFEPVPGRLVGKAFERSVDGFITGQVIFVDA